Sequence from the Bacteroidota bacterium genome:
CTCGTGCTCGTTCACGACGGCGTCCGCCCGTTCATCGATGGGGACGCGACCACGCGAGTGATCGCTGCGGCGCGGTCGCACGGGGCGGCAGCCTTGGCCCTGGCCGTCGCCGATACGCTGCGGCGCGGCGACGCCGACACGTTTGGCGATACCGTTCCGCGCGACGGACTCTGGCGGATGCAGACGCCTCAGGCGTTCCAGACGTCGCTCCTCGTCGAGGCGCATGCGGCCGCGCGCCGCGACGCCTTCGCTGGCACCGACGAGGTCGCGCTCGTCCAGCGGATCGGTCATGCCGTCCAGATCGTGCCGGGTAGTGCGTTCAACGTTAAGCTGACCCGGCCGAGCGACTGGGCGTTCGCCGAGGCGGTGTGGCCGGTGTGGCTAAAGCAGCAGGGGCGCAACGGAACAGCTGCACCGCCCGTCTGATCTTCTCATCTCGGTGCTGCGTTCCGTACCGGCGCTTTCCTCTCTTCCGGTCTCCTCTATGATTCGCATC
This genomic interval carries:
- the ispD gene encoding 2-C-methyl-D-erythritol 4-phosphate cytidylyltransferase; this encodes MIVPAAGAGLRMGGDTRKQFRVLGDAPVLVQTLRAFEVHDNVDALAIVVPPEEVEPVSALLDVHALTKLVAVVAGGATRQASVGQGLDAVVAHGTEEEDLVLVHDGVRPFIDGDATTRVIAAARSHGAAALALAVADTLRRGDADTFGDTVPRDGLWRMQTPQAFQTSLLVEAHAAARRDAFAGTDEVALVQRIGHAVQIVPGSAFNVKLTRPSDWAFAEAVWPVWLKQQGRNGTAAPPV